DNA sequence from the Pedobacter schmidteae genome:
TAGTAAATGATATTTATGAAACCACCTCTCCACAGGGATTCCCTGCCTTTATCATGGCTGGCTTTATCTTCAAGTTCGATAACCGTGCTGTACCAAATATCATTAAGGTAGTTTATGAACCTTAAACATATATCGCAAAAAATTAGGAACACATCTGTTGACATTAACAAATAAAGAAATGATAAAATATCAGCTGTATAAGAAAAGAGCCCAGGTTACTGGCATGCCTTTATTGGTGCTTTGCCTGCTGGTCCTGGTAGCCTGCAATAAGGATTTTGAAAATAAAATTGACCTGTCTGCCAAACCAGATAGCGAAACAGGATATCGAGTGCCAAAAGTGCTTTACATTATTATCGACGGCGCCAGAGGGGCAAGCGTTAACACCACAAAAGCGGCAACCTTACCTGATCTGGCAGATAATTCGCTCCAGAGTTACAGCTCTGTAAGTGATGAGAGTGGGTTGGCTGCCACTACCTGGGCTGACATGCTTACTGGCGTAAAGAAAAATAAACATAAGGTAACAAAAGCTGATTTCTCAGGAAATAACCTGGCTAATTATCCGATGTTCTTTAAATATATCAAAGATAAAAACGCAAGTCTGCGTACTGCAGCCTTTGCATCGACCCCATTATTCAGTACTGCCCTGGTAAGCCATGCAGATGTAAACTTAAGTTTTAATAACGACGACGTAGCGGTTAAAAATGCCGTTGTCGGCGAACTGAAAGAGGAAAAGGCAAGTGTTGTTCTTGCCGAGTTGAATGGGGTAGACCGTGCTGGAAAGCAATACGGCTATGATGCCAGTGTGAAAGCCTATAGTGATGCTATCTATCAGACTTTTGATTATATCAACGAAATGGTTACCACGCTTAAACAAAGAAAGAACTATGAATCGGAGAACTGGCTGATTGTTGTCGCATCCAACCAGGGTGGAAATTTCACTATCCCACCTTCGCAAAACGACGGCTCGTTATTTAGCAATCCTTTGTTAAATAGTTTTACCCTTTTATACAATTCAAGGTTTAATTATCAGTTCTTCTCCAGACCAAATGCTGCCGCTGTACCATATGAAGGGAAAGCAATTGGCTATAATGCCAGTACCATTTTTGGGAGTATCGATGCGGCGAGCTCAAGCATTTATAACTTCGGTACCAGTGGTGAATATACGGTGCAGTTAAAGGTTAAAATTAAAAACAGGGGAACAAATAATCCACCGATCATTGCGAAAGCAGATGATACAGGTAATTCTTCGGCGGGATGGTCTTTTTTGTTAACTGCAGCTAATAGCTCCTGGCGCTTCCAGCTGGCAGGCTCTAGCGTTACAGGCACAGCCCTCGATCTGGATACCTGGTATACTTTAACAGGTAAGCTTTATATGGAGGGTAGCTCCAGGAGAATGAAGGTGTTTACGAATGGTGTTTTAAACAACCAGAATGCGATGACTGCTAATGGTACCTCAACAACAGCCGGATTGAACATAGGGTCGTCTAAATCTGCTTTTGGTGGCGGAACGTCACAAACTACCATTACTGATGTACGGATTTACAATACAGCACTGTCGGATGATTATATCGCAGCTAATTATTGTAAAACGGATGTGAAACCTACTGATGTGTATTATAAAAACCTGATCGGCTACTGGCCTTCTATGGATGGAATAGGAAACCAGCTAACGGACTTTAGCCCGAGTAAAAGAAATTTTACGCTTAACGGAGCCTATGCCTGGACACCATTTAATGAATTGAGTGAAAACCTTTGTTCAGATCTGCCCGATGATATTTATACCCGGATGCCTAACGGTATTGACATCCCCAATTTCATATTTGGATGGATGGGCATACAGTCTTTGGGCTTAAACCTCGATGGTAAAACCTGGGTACCTACCTATAGAAGTATTAATCCTTAAACCTGAGCAAAGATGAAGAAGATAGTTAACAGCACAATTGCTTTAGCCCTGATTGCCCTGGTTGTGGGCTGTACAAAAAATTATGGAGTGATGTACCCTGATGGTACCACTGATGGAAATCACCCCAAAGATACATTTGATTTGGTATTAGACACATCGATGTCTAAAGTTGATAAGTCGCAGTTTAATGCAGCCAGGGTTTTTCCTGGCATGGTAGGCGTTGAAGAACCCCGACTCAAAGATTATAAGGTGACATTGGATCTTGACTATATCCAGGTTAAATCTAGTGACCTTAGGATCAGTGTGGTTCCGCAAGGTTGGTTTAGTACCGGAACGTATGCGGCCCCTGGAGAGCTCATCACTATCAAAGTGCCTGCTGATACTTACGGCCTGGCGGTACAGGTTGGCGCACATGATGATAACCTTACTGGTTTATCACCACTGCAGAGGGCACCGATAATTTATACCCGGGCGCAGTTATTCCCGGGGATAAATTATGTGCGAAATCTTTTTGGCGGGACAATTTTTATTATTCCTGACAGGCCTGTTGGTCGTAAGGTAGACCTGCTTTTTAGCGGTGCGGTGAAGTCACCTGATTTTGTATTGGGCGAAACAACAGATGCGGAATGGAAGGCGATGATTGCAAAAACAAAAGTTCCCTGGTTTGAACTGCGTAGCAAACGCATGATTTTTACGCTCCCAACTGAAAAACTGGTTAAGTTTCCTATTGAAAGTCCTACGGCTTTGATGACGGCCTGGGACGAAGAAATCCTGCACAGTTACTGGGAATGGTATGGATTGTCTGAAACTACACCAGACGTAAGAAATAGAAATCCAACATTACCATGGCGAATTGTTCACGATATTCAGCCCAGTGTAGGTGCGCAACATTCTGGTTATCCCGTGGTTGCAACTGCAAATGAAAATTATTATAAACAAGCGGTTACGCTGAGCCTTGTGGTTGGGTCTAACTGGGGAACTTATCACGAAATCGGGCATAATATGCAAATGGGTTCTACCTGGAGCTGGTCGGATTTAGGTGAGGTGTCAAACAACCTCTTCTCTTTTAAAATTACCAACAGACATGGATATAAGCACAGTAACCTTTATCGTGCAATGCCCGCCGCAATTGCCTTTGCATCTACCCCAAATACCGGAAATACAAAATTATTCAGTGCTGCAAGTAATGACGCCCGCATGGGACTCTTTATTCAGGTGTTTGAAAAATATGGGTATGATTTTATGACTTACCTGTGTACAGAAGCCCGTATGGCCAGGTTTGGAGCCGGGAACGATCAGGATAAAAAGGATTTTTTTTACGAACGCCTTTCGGAGTGGACCAAAAAAGATATGGAACCTTTTATGAAACAGTGGGGACTATATGTGAGCAGTGTTTCAAAAAATAAGATTGCCGCGAAATTTCCATTGTTAACCGAGCAGGTATGGTTGTTCGATCCAAGTAAATAAATGCGTATATAAATTCATAGTCATGAAAAATATAAAGAACTCTACCAACAGACTGAACACTTTAATTGTGGCTGCCATTGCAATGGTAGTAGTGCTGTTCTGTCTGCAAGGTTGTAAAAAGTATTTCGATCCACCCTATGTGAATGAAGAGCCACAGGATGCATCAAAAAAGAGAAGAAAAGTATTGCTTGTTGTAATTGATGGCGCTACAGGTGCCGAGGTTAAAGCAATTGCTCCTCCAAAATTAACAGCAATGCTGAGCAATAGTAAGTATAGCTGGAATGCACTTTCCGATTTTATACCAAGTGATGCCGGAACATGGAAAAACATCATGACAGGGGTAGGTGTTGGTAAACACGGTATCGTGGATGATTCATTTGATGTGCCACCCAATGATGATGGTCATGAACATGACGCTGCTACTTCCTGGCCAACACTGATCGAAAGGCTGCAGGCCTCAGGTAAAATTCGCCGTACTTCGGCCATTACACCATGGACTCAACTGGATAATAAACTGCTCATCTATGCCGATCAGTCTATTGCAGTTAGCAATGATCTTGCAGCAAAAGATACGGCAGTGGTTAAATTGAAATCGGTAAGCGACGATCTGGTGATTGTTAACTTTAACGAGGTAAACAAGGCAGGTCAAAGCTTCGGGTATTCAGCAAATGTTCCTGAATATAAAGACGCTGTTTTGAAAACAGACGGATACATTGGCGAATTGCTTGACGTAATCAAAGGCCGAAAAACTTATGGCGATGAAGAATGGCTGGTTGTAGTTACAGCTACACATGGAGGTACGGGAAAAAGCTTTGGAGATATCGCCAACAGGGACCGGGAGAGAAATGTGCTGACCCTTTATTATAACGCCAGTTTTAAGTCTCAGGAAATTATTCCTCCGGTAGCTTTGGATGGTGTGAAGTTTACCGAGGGTGGAATAACAGCCAAACTTGCCGGAGCAAATGCAGCTATTTACGATCTTGGCCTGACCGGAGGATATACTTTAGAGTTCAGGTTAAGGATCCAGGCTTTTGGAACTCAGAATTCTACTATATTCTTTAAGTCCAATAGTCCTGCCAATACAAACCCGGGATGGTGGTTTATACATAATGGTTCTAATGGAACCTGGAGATTTGCCATCAGAAGAGCTACGGGGGGAGCTGCCAAAACGGTAAATTCAGCCGACCTTAAAGCTGTTCCTGCAATGGTGGTAAACAAATGGTATACATTAGCAGCAAGGGTTTACATGGAGGGAAGCAAACGTTTCATGGTTCTTTTTCAGGATGGGGTAAAAGCTTCTGCTCCATTGGAAATTACGGGTGAGGATATTACTACCCCCGCTGATCTGTTTGCGGGTTGGAAAACCGGCTTTGGTAACAATACCAATCAAGCTGTTTCAAACATCCGTATCTGGAATACGGCTTTGCCGGAAAGCAAAATTCTTGAAGATGTCTGCGCTGATGTTGTTAACTCATCTGATCCGTATTATGCCAATCTTATTGGTTATTGGCCATGCAACGATGGATTATCCCATTTTAAAAATTATAGTCCGTTGGCTGAAGGCAAAGACCTGGAATTAACAGGCAATTACATCTGGGATTTCCTGGAGAAACCAACCTGTGGTACACCGGTTCCTATCCTTCCCGGACAATTCGCGTTGAGAAATACAGACATCGCCGCCCAGCTATATTACTGGTATGGGATTACCATAGAAGACCGCTGGAAGCTTGATGGTAAAATATTTCTGTCCAGTTACGAATCTGAGTTCATTAAATAGCATTTCAATATGAAAAAAATCTATAAATCATTTCAGCTATTATTGCTACTTGTAGTGGTTCTGGCTTGTAAAAAGCTGGCTACCGATGCTATGGAGGTTGTCCCGGTGTTAAAAGCTCCGCTCAGTGTTGCTGTGATCAACGATGACGACCAGTTGCCGGTTGCAGGAGTTAAAGTTATCGTAAGCCGTAAAATCTCCCCAAAAGGAGATTATATACAGATCGATACCATCCGTACCAATGCGTCCGGGCAGATCAGCATGGAGCTTCCTTATCCAAACTATTTAAAGATTGATGTAGATACAACCTATTACCATACCGGTGCACAGCAATTGGAATTTGTAACTGAAAATGGAGGGAAGGTTACCTTGCACACTACACCTAAATATGGAATGGCCCCGCTTAGTATTGCGGTTACCGACCGTAAAACAAATTTGCCGATTTCAAATATAAGCCTTTCGGTAGGCAGTCGGACCCCGGAGCAAACAAACTGGTTGTCTACCGGCCCGGAAAATGCCGATGCTGCAGGCAAACTCATCGTTTCATTGCCTTATCCAAACAGCGTCAGGGTAGCCGTTGCGGATACCATGAGGTATTTTCCAGATACTGTACTGACCAGTTTGAAAAATATCAGGGGAGAATCGGTAACGCTAAAAACCGAGTTAAAGCCGCTAACGGTACCTCTTGAAGTTACGGTGTTAGATAAGGACAATAGTAATCCATTGTCAGATGTGGAAATTGCGGTATTACGAAAGTTGACCGGGGAATCTGATTTTAAAGATATAGGATTATTGGGCACCACAAATCAGGAAGGAAAGGTGATTTTGAATGCACCTTACTCTGGCGAAGTATTGGTGAAAATAAATGATGAAGTCTACTTTCTTGGCGATTCTCATGAAACTCGTTTGGCATATGAAAAGAATAGAAGTATAACTTTATTGTCTAAACGTCAAAACCCGGTTGTTGCAGTTGAATTGAGTGTGTTTACAACGGTATACGGTACTGGCAATAAAAGAAATGCCTATGGGACCAACGTAAAAGTGAGTTACAGGAAAAAAGGGCAATCTGTTTTTACAGATTTTACTACAGGATCAATAGCCGCCAACGGTAAGCTGAATTTGAATATTCCTTTTGCTGAAGAATTCAGATTTACAGTGGCCGGTGATCAGACCTTTGCAGACAAAACCCTTAATTTTACGAATATTGATACGAAATTAAAAGCCATAGATCTGATATTGGATGTCACCGCGCCTAAGTATCCTGAACCGACAATTACCAGTCTTCAGGTAGGGACACTAGCATTAAATAACAGTGTAAGTTTAAATGCCCCTCAGGATATTGTGATTGATAAATTAGGTAACCGATTCATCAGTGAAGGAAGTGGCAATAGGATCATCCGGATAGATAGGGCAGGAAATACCACGGTGCTTGCCGGTACAGGCGTAGCAGGTTCTGTAAATGGCGATGAAACGGTAGCTCAGTTCTATGGCCCATGGGGTTTAACTATAGACAAGGAAGGGAATTTATATACGGTAGACAATACAGCCGCTACCGGATCGCATAAGGTCCGGAAAATTACAATAGATGCTGCTTATAAGGCAACAGTTACTACCATTGCCGGAAGTGGATCTGCAGGAGGAGCTAATGGTGTAGGGACCGCAGCAACCTTTAGTCGTCCATCAGGACTTTGCTATGATGAAGGCCGTAACTGCCTGTATGTAGCCGAGTGGGGTGGACATAGAGTGAGGAAAGTTGATTTGGCAACTAATACGGTAAGTTTAATTGCAGGTAGTGGAACCGCGGGCATTTCCGCTGGTGTGGGTGCTACCGCGACATTCAATTTTCCATGGGGAGTAAAGTTAAGTGCAGATGGGAATTCGCTATATGTTTCGAGCTGGACCGGAACAGGAATAAGTAAAATTCAATTGTCGGATAATTCGGTTACCGTATTGGGCACCGCAAAAGCCAATACATCACAACCAAGAGGTTTGTATGTGAGCCCTGCAAATCAGTTGTTTATCTCTAATACAGCTGGTTTCTATATCTCAAAAATGCAAAATGAGGTTCCTGGAAATGCGTCGACTTTCAGCAAGCTAACCGGAGGCACAACAAGAGGATATGCAGATGGTGCCGCAGCTACAGCCTTATTTTCGGGTATTGTAGGAATAGCATACGATCCATATACCGGAGTATTTTACATTGCTGATGGTGATGGAGCTGCCGCTGCCAATAATAAGATCCGAACCATGAAATCATCGAGTATTCAATAACAAATAAATTCATAAAAACTGATCTGAATTACAAACCGCAGGCATACTCAGGTATGCCTGCTTAAAAATCTATAACATATGGAATCTTATCAATGGTACATTTTGGTTTTGACGGTAATTGATGGTCTGCTTATCCTGGGTTTAAGGATGCTGGATAAGCTTGAAGGTGTAAAAAGAAGGTATAGATAAAATCAATTATAAAATCGGAAATCAATCATGAAACAGATATCACTCGCATTGCTTTGCGCAGGATTATGGTTTAGCCCAAACTCCATAAAAGCACAACAGCCAGTATCGGCAGCCAAACCAATCGAATTGAAACACGGCAGCCACCGCATTGGTAAACGTACCGATGCAGTAATGCAAAAATGGCGTGGCTATGGCTTGGGGCAGTTTATTCATTGGGGTTTGTATGCTATCCCCGGGGGAGAATGGAATGGCAAAGCCTACAATGGTGCTGCCGAATGGATCCGTTCCTGGAGCGGTATTCCAAAATCTACATATGATTCGCTGATCTACAAATTTAATCCGGTAAACTTTAATGCCACAGAATGGGCTGCCACCGCCAAACAGATGGGGGCAAAATATGTTACCATTACCACCAAACACCATGATGGGTTCTGTTTGTGGCCAAGTAAATACACATCTTATACCATAGCCAATTCTCCCTGGAAAAAAGACATCATGAAACCGCTGGTGGATGCTTATGATAAAGCCGGAATTGATGTGATCCTGTATTTTTCGGTTATGGACTGGAACCACCCGGGATGGCGCTATGATATTAAGTCAAAAGAAGATAGTGTAGCTTTTGAAGGGTTTAAACAATTTACCCGTAATCAGCTTTTAGAATTGCTAACCCTGTATCCAACCGCCAAAGGTTTATGGTTTGATGGAACCTGGGACAAATCGTGGGTAAAACAAGCCGCTTTTGCCGATGAGCTGGAAACGGAAATGCGGAAACTAAGACCGGGATTAATCATAGGCAGCAGATTTAGGGCCGATGAAAATGGCAAGCGCCATTTCGATTCAAATAATGTGTTGATGGGCGATTACGAACAGGGTTGGGAGCGTAAACTGCCTAATAAAATTGAAGATGTACATGGCAACGATTGGGACTGTGTAATGACGGTTCCCGAAAACCAATGGGGTTATAACAAAGCCTGGAAAGGGCACATCAAAACCGCTAATGAACTGATAGAGATGACGGCAAAATCGGTCTCTCTGAGCGGAAATTTTGTACTCAATTTTGGTCCACAGGGTGATGGCGCCATCCGCAAGGAAGAAAAACAGCTGGCTGCGCAAATTGGCGCCTGGATGAAAATCAACAATGAAGCCATATACAATTGCGAGTACGCCGGGCTGGAAAAACAGGACTGGGGTTATCTGACCAAAAAAACAGGTAGTAATAAGCTTTACATGATTGTTTTTAATGTGCCGGTGTCGGGAGCTTATCGCCTCAAATTACCCGCAAAAACAAGCATTGCAACATCATATTTGCTGGCTAAACCTGATCAAAGCCTAACAACCGAAGAAATTCAGGCTAACGAGTATTTCATTCATCTGAAAACGCAAACTACCGGCCAGCCATTTGTAATTGTTGTGGAAACAAAAACTGGCGCAACCGGCACTGGCAATGTTTACGACAAAGCAAAAACATAGCACATACTTACAACACACACAAATAGAAATTTATAACACACACAGAACTATGAAGAAATTATGGTTTACTGTCTGCTTTCTGGCGGCCACAGGTTTAGTCAGTGCGCAACAGGCAAACGGGAAGAAGGAACAAATGAGGCAATTAATTGATCAGCAGTTTGCCTTCGCCGAACAGCAATATAAGCTGCTGGCCAAAAATGTTCCGGTGCAGGTGATGCCCAAAACATATAATGCCAAAACAAATAAAGTAGAAACAAGCGACACCAAATGGTGGTGCAGTGGCTTTTATCCGGGTTCGCTTTTGTATATTTACGAGTATACCAAAGACACAGCCACCTTGAAGGAAGCCGAAAGACGTTTGAGCATCCTGGAAAAGGAAAAACACTATACTGGAAATCATGATCTGGGCTTTATGATGTTTTGCAGCTTCGGGAATGCTTACCGCATCACAAAAAATCCCTTGTACAGACCCACAATTGATACTGCTGCGGCGTCTTTAGTGACGCGCTATCGCCCCAAAGCGAAAGTAATTCAATCCTGGAATGCCTCAAAAAAATGGAAAGGGCCGGTTATTGTGGATAACCTGATGAATTTGGAACTGTTGGCTTGGGTAAGCGACAATGGGGGAGATCCGAAATATAAAGAGATTGCCATCAACCATGCCAATACCTCACTAAAAAATCATTTCCGATCAGATTATAGTTCGTATCATGTGGTAGATTATGACATGAACACCGGGATGGTACTTAAGAAGGGAACCGCTCAGGGAGCTTCCGACAGCTCGGCATGGAGCCGCGGACAGAGCTGGGCCCTATACGGTTATGTTATGATGTACAGGTGCACAAAAGACAAACGCTACCTGGAACAAGCCAAACACATTGCCGGGTTCATATTGAATCATCCCCACATGCCAGTCGATATGGTGCCATATTGGGATTTTGATGCCAGCAATATTCCAAATACCTACAGAGACGCCTCTGCGGCGGCGGTAATTGCTTCCGCTTTGCTCGAATTGGGTCAGTATACCGGGAAGAAAGAAAGTAAGGGCTATGTGGATGCAGCCGAAAAAATGATCACTTCATTGTCTTCTGATGCTTATCTTTCCAAACCCGGACAAAATGGTGGATTTTTGCTGATGCACAGTACTGGCGCATTGCCGCTTAAGTCGGAGGTAGATGTACCCCTCACCTACGCCGATTATTATTATTTAGAAGCATTAATACGCTACAAAAACTGGTATTTATAGAATAACAATATGGAAAGAAGAAAATTTATAGGCGCATTGTCTCTGGCAGGAATTATAAGTGCTATAAATCCTAAAAAGATTTTGGCTGCTGAAGGCAAAGAAGAAGCAATAGATATGTATGCGGGCAGCGATAGGGAGTATTGGTGGAAATTACTCATTAAAATAGCCAATCCGGTTGTTGGCAACCTGGCCAATGGCACGCTAATTAAAAATATGCCGATCGAAAAGTCGCCCACTTTTGACAAGCGGTCGCCCACGGTAACCTATCTTGAAGCCGTAGGGCGTACTTATGCCGGGATTGCCCCTTGGCTCACTTTGCCCGACGATGAGACCAAAGAAGGTGTTGCCAGAAAAAAACTAAAAGCAGACGCGGTTAAAGGTTTAAATAAATGCTTTGCACCTGGTAGCCCGGATGCCTTGAATTTCGCCAAAGATCATCAACCAATTGTTGATGCTGCTTACCTGGCGCAATCTTTTTTACGCGCACCTAAGGCATTATGGGAACCACTTGAAGCCGAAACCAAACAAAGGATTATTTCAGCCTTTAAGTCTTTAAGAAACAGAAAGCCTTTTAAAAGCAACTGGCTGCTATTTGGTTCAATGACAGAGGCCTTTTTATTGACTATTGGTGAAGACTATGATGCCGAACGTTTAAACGAGGGGCCCAAAATGATCAATGAATGGTATAAAGGCGATGGTTGGTACGGTGATGGCCCTAATCTGGCCCTGGACTATTACAATTCATTTGTGATTCACCCGATGATGGTAGATGTACTGGCTGTATTGGCATATAAAAAATTGGTTGAACAGAAAGTATATGATGTAGCCTTAAAGCGGATGCAGCGTCATGCCATA
Encoded proteins:
- a CDS encoding LamG-like jellyroll fold domain-containing protein, with amino-acid sequence MIKYQLYKKRAQVTGMPLLVLCLLVLVACNKDFENKIDLSAKPDSETGYRVPKVLYIIIDGARGASVNTTKAATLPDLADNSLQSYSSVSDESGLAATTWADMLTGVKKNKHKVTKADFSGNNLANYPMFFKYIKDKNASLRTAAFASTPLFSTALVSHADVNLSFNNDDVAVKNAVVGELKEEKASVVLAELNGVDRAGKQYGYDASVKAYSDAIYQTFDYINEMVTTLKQRKNYESENWLIVVASNQGGNFTIPPSQNDGSLFSNPLLNSFTLLYNSRFNYQFFSRPNAAAVPYEGKAIGYNASTIFGSIDAASSSIYNFGTSGEYTVQLKVKIKNRGTNNPPIIAKADDTGNSSAGWSFLLTAANSSWRFQLAGSSVTGTALDLDTWYTLTGKLYMEGSSRRMKVFTNGVLNNQNAMTANGTSTTAGLNIGSSKSAFGGGTSQTTITDVRIYNTALSDDYIAANYCKTDVKPTDVYYKNLIGYWPSMDGIGNQLTDFSPSKRNFTLNGAYAWTPFNELSENLCSDLPDDIYTRMPNGIDIPNFIFGWMGIQSLGLNLDGKTWVPTYRSINP
- a CDS encoding M60 family metallopeptidase, with product MKKIVNSTIALALIALVVGCTKNYGVMYPDGTTDGNHPKDTFDLVLDTSMSKVDKSQFNAARVFPGMVGVEEPRLKDYKVTLDLDYIQVKSSDLRISVVPQGWFSTGTYAAPGELITIKVPADTYGLAVQVGAHDDNLTGLSPLQRAPIIYTRAQLFPGINYVRNLFGGTIFIIPDRPVGRKVDLLFSGAVKSPDFVLGETTDAEWKAMIAKTKVPWFELRSKRMIFTLPTEKLVKFPIESPTALMTAWDEEILHSYWEWYGLSETTPDVRNRNPTLPWRIVHDIQPSVGAQHSGYPVVATANENYYKQAVTLSLVVGSNWGTYHEIGHNMQMGSTWSWSDLGEVSNNLFSFKITNRHGYKHSNLYRAMPAAIAFASTPNTGNTKLFSAASNDARMGLFIQVFEKYGYDFMTYLCTEARMARFGAGNDQDKKDFFYERLSEWTKKDMEPFMKQWGLYVSSVSKNKIAAKFPLLTEQVWLFDPSK
- a CDS encoding alkaline phosphatase family protein — protein: MKNIKNSTNRLNTLIVAAIAMVVVLFCLQGCKKYFDPPYVNEEPQDASKKRRKVLLVVIDGATGAEVKAIAPPKLTAMLSNSKYSWNALSDFIPSDAGTWKNIMTGVGVGKHGIVDDSFDVPPNDDGHEHDAATSWPTLIERLQASGKIRRTSAITPWTQLDNKLLIYADQSIAVSNDLAAKDTAVVKLKSVSDDLVIVNFNEVNKAGQSFGYSANVPEYKDAVLKTDGYIGELLDVIKGRKTYGDEEWLVVVTATHGGTGKSFGDIANRDRERNVLTLYYNASFKSQEIIPPVALDGVKFTEGGITAKLAGANAAIYDLGLTGGYTLEFRLRIQAFGTQNSTIFFKSNSPANTNPGWWFIHNGSNGTWRFAIRRATGGAAKTVNSADLKAVPAMVVNKWYTLAARVYMEGSKRFMVLFQDGVKASAPLEITGEDITTPADLFAGWKTGFGNNTNQAVSNIRIWNTALPESKILEDVCADVVNSSDPYYANLIGYWPCNDGLSHFKNYSPLAEGKDLELTGNYIWDFLEKPTCGTPVPILPGQFALRNTDIAAQLYYWYGITIEDRWKLDGKIFLSSYESEFIK
- a CDS encoding alpha-L-fucosidase — encoded protein: MKQISLALLCAGLWFSPNSIKAQQPVSAAKPIELKHGSHRIGKRTDAVMQKWRGYGLGQFIHWGLYAIPGGEWNGKAYNGAAEWIRSWSGIPKSTYDSLIYKFNPVNFNATEWAATAKQMGAKYVTITTKHHDGFCLWPSKYTSYTIANSPWKKDIMKPLVDAYDKAGIDVILYFSVMDWNHPGWRYDIKSKEDSVAFEGFKQFTRNQLLELLTLYPTAKGLWFDGTWDKSWVKQAAFADELETEMRKLRPGLIIGSRFRADENGKRHFDSNNVLMGDYEQGWERKLPNKIEDVHGNDWDCVMTVPENQWGYNKAWKGHIKTANELIEMTAKSVSLSGNFVLNFGPQGDGAIRKEEKQLAAQIGAWMKINNEAIYNCEYAGLEKQDWGYLTKKTGSNKLYMIVFNVPVSGAYRLKLPAKTSIATSYLLAKPDQSLTTEEIQANEYFIHLKTQTTGQPFVIVVETKTGATGTGNVYDKAKT
- a CDS encoding glycoside hydrolase family 88 protein gives rise to the protein MKKLWFTVCFLAATGLVSAQQANGKKEQMRQLIDQQFAFAEQQYKLLAKNVPVQVMPKTYNAKTNKVETSDTKWWCSGFYPGSLLYIYEYTKDTATLKEAERRLSILEKEKHYTGNHDLGFMMFCSFGNAYRITKNPLYRPTIDTAAASLVTRYRPKAKVIQSWNASKKWKGPVIVDNLMNLELLAWVSDNGGDPKYKEIAINHANTSLKNHFRSDYSSYHVVDYDMNTGMVLKKGTAQGASDSSAWSRGQSWALYGYVMMYRCTKDKRYLEQAKHIAGFILNHPHMPVDMVPYWDFDASNIPNTYRDASAAAVIASALLELGQYTGKKESKGYVDAAEKMITSLSSDAYLSKPGQNGGFLLMHSTGALPLKSEVDVPLTYADYYYLEALIRYKNWYL
- a CDS encoding DUF2264 domain-containing protein, whose protein sequence is MERRKFIGALSLAGIISAINPKKILAAEGKEEAIDMYAGSDREYWWKLLIKIANPVVGNLANGTLIKNMPIEKSPTFDKRSPTVTYLEAVGRTYAGIAPWLTLPDDETKEGVARKKLKADAVKGLNKCFAPGSPDALNFAKDHQPIVDAAYLAQSFLRAPKALWEPLEAETKQRIISAFKSLRNRKPFKSNWLLFGSMTEAFLLTIGEDYDAERLNEGPKMINEWYKGDGWYGDGPNLALDYYNSFVIHPMMVDVLAVLAYKKLVEQKVYDVALKRMQRHAIGQERMISPEGTYPPIGRSITYRTGAFQLLSQVALMEKLPQSIKPAQVRCALTKVKQNMYETPGTFDKNGWLQLGFCGHQPEIADYYTSTGSLYMATLSFLPLGLPAEHEFWKGAPVAWTAKQAWAGKPFAKDYHVDY